A single region of the Chryseobacterium sp. 6424 genome encodes:
- a CDS encoding AMP-dependent synthetase/ligase, protein MTIKRIFDFSQNALETYPREDMFVTKYNGVWEKTSTQEFHQLGNRISRGLLKLGIKPGDKISLITTNSRTEWAVMDFGISQIGAVSVPVYPTISAEDYEFIFNNAEVKYCFVSDADLLAKVLKIKASVPSLQGIFTFDQVEGAANWNEVLDLGNSHDNQSEVTDLANSINTEDLATIIYTSGTTGRPKGVMLTHQNIVSNVLASNSRIPRVKGLEYNDIKILSFLPICHIFERMLFYLYQYNGYSVTFAESIDKMGDNIKEVKPHIMTVVPRLIEKVYDKIYDKGSSAGGLKSRIFHWALGVNKAKQHIGKPSGLQEIIADKLVFSKWREGLGGNIITLVSGSAALQPRLNKMFQNAGIPILEGYGLTETSPVISVNSFGKIKIGTVGHVLENLDVKIQEDGEITVKGPSVFKGYFRNEEMTKEAFTEDGYFKTGDIGHIDDEGYLHITDRKKEMFKTSGGKYVAPQVIENMAKASKFIEQIMIVGDGEKMPCALVQPDFNFASHWAERKSYNIGTTPAEMANSKELRERIAKEIDYLNTKLGNWEQIKKFELTPEAWTIEQGVLTPTLKLKRKALKERYIKLYNKMYGHEA, encoded by the coding sequence ATGACAATAAAGAGAATCTTTGATTTTTCCCAAAATGCCCTTGAAACATATCCTCGCGAGGATATGTTTGTAACCAAATACAATGGCGTTTGGGAAAAAACTTCTACCCAGGAATTTCACCAGTTAGGGAACAGGATTTCACGTGGTTTACTGAAACTCGGCATTAAACCAGGCGACAAAATCTCGCTTATTACCACTAACAGCCGTACGGAATGGGCGGTAATGGATTTCGGTATTTCGCAAATTGGCGCTGTATCCGTACCCGTGTATCCTACAATTTCAGCGGAAGATTATGAGTTTATCTTTAACAATGCGGAAGTGAAGTACTGTTTTGTCTCGGATGCAGATTTGCTCGCAAAAGTGCTTAAAATAAAAGCCAGCGTACCAAGCCTGCAGGGGATCTTCACCTTTGACCAGGTGGAAGGAGCGGCTAACTGGAATGAAGTGCTGGATTTGGGGAACAGCCACGATAACCAATCCGAAGTGACCGACCTGGCCAACAGCATCAATACCGAAGACCTGGCCACCATCATCTACACATCTGGCACCACCGGAAGGCCAAAAGGTGTGATGCTGACACATCAAAATATTGTCTCAAACGTACTGGCGTCCAACTCCAGAATTCCGCGTGTAAAAGGCTTGGAGTACAACGACATCAAAATCCTCAGTTTCCTGCCCATCTGCCATATCTTCGAACGGATGCTCTTCTATCTTTATCAATACAACGGTTATTCGGTCACATTCGCGGAAAGTATTGACAAGATGGGGGACAACATCAAAGAGGTAAAACCGCATATCATGACGGTGGTACCACGCCTTATCGAAAAGGTATATGACAAGATCTACGACAAAGGCAGCAGCGCAGGCGGTCTGAAATCGAGGATCTTCCACTGGGCACTCGGCGTGAATAAAGCCAAGCAACATATAGGCAAACCCAGCGGACTACAAGAGATCATCGCAGACAAACTGGTATTCAGCAAATGGCGCGAAGGACTGGGTGGCAATATCATCACGCTGGTTTCCGGTTCCGCAGCCCTTCAGCCTCGTCTAAACAAAATGTTCCAAAATGCCGGAATCCCAATTTTAGAAGGTTATGGCCTTACGGAAACCTCCCCGGTGATCTCGGTGAACAGTTTCGGTAAAATAAAAATCGGAACGGTGGGCCACGTACTTGAAAACCTTGATGTTAAAATTCAGGAGGACGGCGAAATTACCGTAAAAGGACCTTCAGTTTTCAAAGGTTATTTCAGAAATGAGGAAATGACCAAAGAGGCCTTTACCGAAGACGGCTACTTCAAAACTGGTGACATTGGCCATATTGACGATGAGGGTTATTTACACATCACCGACCGTAAGAAAGAGATGTTCAAAACATCCGGTGGGAAATATGTGGCGCCACAGGTTATTGAAAATATGGCAAAAGCATCAAAATTCATAGAGCAAATTATGATCGTAGGCGATGGTGAGAAGATGCCATGCGCGCTTGTACAGCCCGACTTTAATTTTGCCAGTCACTGGGCCGAAAGAAAAAGCTATAACATCGGTACCACACCTGCTGAAATGGCTAATAGCAAAGAGCTTAGAGAAAGAATCGCAAAAGAAATCGATTATCTGAATACCAAACTTGGCAACTGGGAGCAGATCAAGAAATTCGAGCTGACGCCTGAAGCCTGGACGATCGAACAGGGCGTATTAACACCCACGCTGAAGCTAAAGAGAAAGGCACTGAAAGAGCGGTACATCAAGCTTTACAACAAAATGTATGGCCACGAAGCCTAA
- a CDS encoding acyl-CoA dehydrogenase, whose product MNFNLSEEQLMIQQAARDFAQNELLPGVIERDNEQKFPHEQVKKMGELGFLGMMVDPRYGGAGMDSVSYVLAMEEIAKVDASAAVVMSVNNSLVCAGLEKYASEEQKMKYLKPLASGEVIGAFALSEPEAGSDATSQKTTAVDMGDHYLLNGTKNWITNGGNATYYIVIAQTDPEKKHKGINAFIVERGWEGFEIGPKEDKLGIRGSDTHSLLFTDVKVPKENRIGADGFGFNFAMAVLNGGRIGIASQALGIASGAYELALKYAKTRKAFRTEIINHQAIAFKLADMATQITAARMLCYKAATEKDEGKDISEIGAMAKLYASQVAMDITVEAVQIHGGYGYVKEYHVERMMRDAKITQIYEGTSEIQKIVISRSIAK is encoded by the coding sequence ATGAATTTTAATTTATCTGAAGAACAATTGATGATTCAGCAGGCAGCAAGAGATTTCGCACAGAATGAACTTTTGCCGGGCGTTATAGAGAGAGACAATGAACAGAAGTTTCCGCACGAACAGGTGAAGAAAATGGGAGAACTCGGTTTTCTTGGGATGATGGTAGATCCGCGCTATGGCGGTGCCGGGATGGACAGCGTTTCCTACGTACTCGCCATGGAGGAGATTGCCAAGGTAGATGCTTCCGCAGCCGTAGTGATGTCGGTAAACAACTCCCTGGTTTGCGCAGGTCTTGAAAAATACGCAAGCGAGGAGCAGAAAATGAAATACCTGAAACCACTCGCTAGTGGTGAGGTGATTGGCGCATTCGCACTTTCTGAGCCGGAAGCCGGTTCTGATGCCACTTCACAGAAAACTACCGCTGTAGATATGGGTGACCATTATCTGCTGAACGGTACCAAGAATTGGATTACCAACGGTGGAAACGCTACTTATTATATCGTGATCGCACAAACAGATCCTGAAAAAAAACACAAAGGCATCAACGCATTTATCGTAGAAAGAGGCTGGGAAGGTTTTGAAATTGGGCCAAAGGAAGATAAACTCGGTATCCGCGGAAGCGATACACATTCTTTACTTTTCACCGACGTAAAAGTACCGAAAGAAAACAGAATCGGGGCCGACGGTTTCGGGTTCAATTTTGCCATGGCGGTACTTAACGGTGGCCGTATCGGGATTGCCTCACAGGCATTAGGGATTGCTTCAGGCGCTTATGAACTGGCTTTGAAGTATGCGAAGACCAGAAAAGCGTTCCGTACAGAAATCATTAATCACCAGGCGATTGCCTTTAAATTAGCTGACATGGCTACGCAGATCACCGCGGCAAGAATGTTGTGCTATAAAGCTGCGACCGAGAAAGATGAAGGTAAGGACATCTCTGAAATCGGTGCGATGGCGAAACTCTACGCTTCACAAGTCGCGATGGATATTACTGTAGAAGCGGTACAGATACACGGTGGATATGGTTATGTAAAAGAATATCATGTGGAAAGAATGATGCGTGATGCCAAGATCACCCAAATCTATGAAGGTACTTCAGAAATCCAGAAGATTGTAATTTCCCGAAGTATCGCCAAATAA
- a CDS encoding DUF4349 domain-containing protein encodes MKNFLAPLLSAMLLLSCDKSTVQQTTDNIKKADSLFTKANNGIKTLDSISKTITDTEGITKKVILPEIEKQKKTIDSTVKSSGWGLDSINKKIEKITRNVVVGTEVAKTLDSANNALSKGENALKVLSGAADKILNQTKKQTEATSPNAETDPTENTTPTVTATRDPLVKTARLEIAVDDLSASKTLLRQKIRENNAELVDENFSQNEGIKREYYTARVPLSYFDQLVNDLSGNLGDIQSKSMASEGRDYDASQICEVEVTLLQQDNFAQNPDESEGEATGAKGAFLKGLDYLEKTFIFLLPFWPLFLIGATVWYFISRNKKKKAREMHEQQTPQLQTEEYPTENQTSTEPLGDQQNHTTPDSDYSKYLPKK; translated from the coding sequence ATGAAGAATTTTTTAGCTCCCCTACTTTCGGCAATGCTGTTGCTGTCTTGCGACAAAAGCACTGTACAGCAAACTACCGATAATATAAAGAAAGCCGACAGTCTTTTTACTAAAGCCAATAATGGTATCAAAACCCTCGACTCTATTTCAAAAACGATTACCGACACGGAAGGCATTACGAAAAAAGTCATCCTTCCTGAAATTGAAAAACAGAAAAAAACCATCGACAGTACCGTAAAATCGAGTGGTTGGGGATTGGATTCGATCAATAAAAAAATTGAGAAAATCACGCGCAATGTCGTCGTAGGAACAGAGGTCGCAAAAACCCTGGATTCTGCCAATAACGCGCTGAGCAAAGGAGAGAACGCCTTGAAAGTCTTAAGCGGTGCTGCTGATAAAATACTGAACCAAACTAAGAAACAAACAGAAGCCACATCACCCAACGCAGAAACCGACCCAACCGAAAATACTACACCGACAGTAACGGCCACGCGAGACCCTCTGGTGAAAACCGCCCGCCTTGAAATTGCCGTAGATGATTTATCTGCCTCAAAAACTTTGTTAAGGCAAAAAATAAGGGAAAACAACGCAGAACTCGTCGATGAGAATTTTAGTCAGAACGAGGGGATTAAACGTGAATATTACACGGCGCGTGTTCCGTTATCGTATTTCGATCAGTTAGTGAACGATCTATCGGGAAATCTTGGGGACATACAGTCAAAAAGTATGGCTTCCGAAGGCCGTGATTATGATGCTTCACAAATCTGCGAGGTGGAGGTAACATTGCTTCAGCAGGATAATTTTGCTCAAAACCCTGATGAATCTGAAGGCGAGGCGACCGGTGCCAAAGGGGCGTTCTTGAAAGGCCTGGATTATCTTGAAAAAACGTTTATATTTCTGTTACCGTTCTGGCCACTCTTTTTAATCGGAGCAACTGTATGGTATTTCATCAGCAGAAATAAAAAGAAAAAAGCACGCGAAATGCACGAGCAGCAAACACCACAGCTTCAAACTGAGGAATATCCGACAGAAAACCAAACTTCTACAGAACCGTTGGGGGATCAACAGAATCATACGACACCCGACAGTGATTACAGTAAATATCTGCCAAAGAAATAA
- a CDS encoding peptide chain release factor 3 translates to MSTLLKEIERRKTFGIISHPDAGKTTLTEKLLLFGGAIQEAGAVKSNKIKKGATSDFMEIERQRGISVATSVLAFEYRDHKINILDTPGHKDFAEDTYRTLTAVDSVIVVIDVAKGVEEQTEKLVQVCRMRNIPMLVFINKLDREGKDAFDLLDEVEQKLGLTVCPLSLPIGMGSDFQGIYNIWENNIQLFLEEKKQKVGETIKFDDLSDAKIDEVIGEKAAATLREEVELVQSVYPAFNREDYMKGDLQPVFFGSALNNFGVRELLDAFIDIAPKPQPKESETRLVKPEEKDFTGFVFKIHANMDPKHRDRLAFVKIVSGTFKRNENYLLVRDNKKMKFSSPNAFFADKKEVVDESYPGDIVGLHDTGNFRIGDTLTAGEKISFKGIPSFSPEHFRYINNDDPLKAKQLAKGIDQLMDEGVAQLFTLEMNNRKIIGTVGALQYEVIQYRLEHEYGAKCTYEPLSIHKACWIEADEKSEEFKEFARLKQRFMARDKYGQLVFLADSSFTIHMTQEKFPNVKLHFISEFRKNL, encoded by the coding sequence ATGTCAACACTCCTCAAAGAAATAGAAAGGCGTAAAACCTTCGGAATCATCTCGCACCCCGATGCGGGAAAAACCACCCTTACAGAGAAATTGCTGCTTTTCGGTGGGGCCATACAGGAAGCGGGCGCCGTAAAATCAAATAAAATAAAGAAAGGGGCCACCTCCGACTTTATGGAAATCGAGCGGCAGCGTGGTATTTCCGTAGCCACTTCTGTACTTGCATTTGAATACAGAGATCACAAAATCAACATCCTTGATACACCCGGGCACAAAGATTTTGCTGAAGACACTTACCGGACCTTAACCGCCGTAGATTCCGTCATCGTAGTGATCGACGTGGCAAAAGGGGTTGAGGAACAAACCGAAAAACTCGTGCAGGTATGCCGCATGCGTAACATCCCGATGCTGGTTTTCATCAACAAATTGGACCGTGAAGGTAAGGATGCCTTCGACCTTCTGGATGAGGTAGAACAGAAACTGGGCCTCACCGTGTGTCCGCTCTCACTGCCAATCGGTATGGGTAGCGACTTTCAGGGAATTTACAATATCTGGGAAAATAACATCCAACTCTTCCTTGAAGAAAAAAAACAGAAAGTAGGCGAAACCATCAAATTTGATGACCTCAGCGATGCTAAGATTGATGAGGTAATTGGTGAAAAAGCAGCAGCCACTCTTCGTGAAGAGGTAGAACTTGTACAGTCTGTGTACCCAGCGTTTAACCGCGAAGATTATATGAAGGGCGACCTGCAACCAGTCTTCTTTGGTTCAGCTCTTAATAATTTCGGTGTACGCGAATTGCTTGACGCCTTCATCGACATTGCACCAAAACCACAGCCCAAAGAAAGCGAAACCCGCCTTGTAAAACCCGAAGAGAAGGATTTTACGGGCTTTGTTTTCAAAATCCATGCGAATATGGATCCCAAACACCGTGACCGTCTGGCGTTTGTTAAGATTGTATCGGGTACATTCAAAAGAAATGAAAACTACCTGCTGGTTAGGGATAATAAAAAGATGAAATTCTCTTCTCCCAACGCATTTTTTGCCGATAAAAAAGAAGTGGTTGACGAAAGCTATCCGGGTGACATCGTAGGACTGCACGATACCGGCAACTTCCGCATCGGTGATACGCTGACGGCCGGGGAAAAAATCAGTTTCAAAGGCATCCCAAGCTTCTCGCCGGAACATTTCCGATACATTAACAATGATGATCCGCTGAAGGCCAAGCAACTTGCCAAAGGAATAGACCAACTGATGGATGAGGGGGTAGCACAGCTGTTTACGTTAGAGATGAACAACCGTAAGATCATCGGGACCGTAGGTGCGCTGCAATACGAGGTGATCCAGTACCGCCTGGAGCATGAATATGGCGCAAAGTGTACGTATGAACCGCTTTCGATCCACAAAGCATGCTGGATTGAAGCCGATGAGAAATCAGAGGAATTCAAAGAGTTTGCGCGACTTAAACAAAGATTCATGGCGCGCGACAAATACGGGCAACTCGTCTTCCTGGCAGATTCATCGTTTACGATACACATGACACAGGAAAAATTCCCGAACGTGAAGTTACATTTCATCAGCGAATTCCGGAAAAACCTATAA
- a CDS encoding CPBP family intramembrane glutamic endopeptidase — protein MQKQPSASHFTFDWMGALVLIGGMFAGTMLVAVLNTLSIFLFNRNFQYEDFYLIIANVAGFLTAIFAFDHLIVRPQTGQKLNFNVSAASFSTYLLVFPMMFGMMLIAEFISSKIPTTGAFFGPSYEFFTELMAQMTKDEATLIVLAVIMAPLFEEIIFRGIILKGLINKGMRPLIAILLSSLAFGIVHGNPWQFAGAVLLGSVLGLVYYKTKTLLLPILLHAFNNFCSALLIFYADTESFAETFKISEYLLLAAGVSLFGFTYYLFSKKFSTPDSEPNQL, from the coding sequence ATGCAAAAACAGCCTTCGGCCTCTCATTTTACTTTCGATTGGATGGGGGCGCTGGTCCTTATTGGCGGTATGTTTGCCGGTACGATGCTGGTAGCTGTGCTGAATACTTTGTCTATTTTTTTGTTTAACAGAAACTTTCAGTACGAGGATTTTTACCTGATTATCGCCAATGTCGCAGGATTCTTAACCGCGATCTTCGCTTTTGATCATCTGATTGTAAGGCCACAAACTGGCCAGAAACTAAATTTTAATGTATCCGCTGCCAGCTTTTCGACTTATCTGCTGGTGTTCCCTATGATGTTTGGTATGATGCTGATCGCAGAATTTATTTCATCAAAAATCCCTACAACCGGAGCGTTTTTTGGGCCGTCTTATGAATTTTTCACTGAATTAATGGCTCAAATGACCAAGGATGAGGCCACCCTTATCGTACTCGCGGTGATTATGGCGCCACTTTTCGAAGAGATCATATTCCGGGGCATTATCCTTAAAGGGCTTATCAACAAAGGCATGAGACCTTTAATTGCCATCTTGCTTTCCTCATTAGCATTTGGTATAGTGCATGGTAACCCATGGCAGTTTGCTGGCGCCGTGCTTTTGGGCAGTGTGCTTGGCTTGGTATATTATAAGACCAAAACGCTGCTGTTGCCCATTTTACTGCATGCTTTTAATAACTTTTGTTCCGCATTGCTGATCTTTTATGCCGATACAGAAAGTTTTGCCGAAACCTTTAAGATATCAGAATATCTGCTACTCGCAGCTGGTGTGTCTCTATTTGGTTTTACCTATTATCTGTTCAGCAAGAAATTCAGTACTCCTGATTCCGAACCTAATCAATTATAA
- the rdgB gene encoding RdgB/HAM1 family non-canonical purine NTP pyrophosphatase → MAKELLIATHNQHKKEEIQQILGTDFTVKSLTDYDLHEEIIEDGESFHANALIKAQYCYEKTGQPSIGDDSGLVVEALDGRPGIYSARYAGDHDFAKNMAKVLDELGDTENRTAYFVTVLCLVNQNGVQYFEGRVYGTLTKDIRGEKGFGYDPIFIADGESVTFAEMKPEDKNRISHRSQALAKLLAFLQQ, encoded by the coding sequence ATGGCTAAAGAACTGTTGATCGCAACACATAACCAACACAAGAAAGAAGAAATACAGCAGATTTTAGGGACTGATTTTACTGTAAAGTCGCTCACTGATTATGATTTGCATGAAGAGATCATAGAAGACGGCGAATCGTTTCATGCCAACGCCCTCATCAAGGCGCAGTATTGTTACGAAAAAACGGGGCAGCCGAGCATTGGTGACGATTCCGGACTTGTTGTGGAAGCGTTGGACGGCCGGCCTGGCATCTATTCTGCACGGTATGCCGGGGACCATGATTTTGCAAAAAATATGGCCAAGGTGTTAGATGAACTTGGCGATACCGAAAACCGCACGGCTTATTTTGTAACCGTGTTGTGCCTGGTAAACCAAAATGGCGTCCAGTACTTCGAGGGACGTGTGTACGGAACACTTACGAAAGACATCCGTGGGGAAAAAGGTTTTGGTTACGATCCTATCTTTATCGCAGATGGGGAATCGGTAACGTTCGCTGAAATGAAACCGGAGGATAAAAACCGCATCAGCCACCGCAGCCAGGCACTTGCAAAGCTTTTGGCTTTTCTCCAACAATAA
- a CDS encoding phenylalanine--tRNA ligase subunit alpha, translating to MLEKIDDLLLQVGAFNTTDKEEIEQFRIRFNGKKGILNDIFAQFKTVPNDQKKAFGQKINTLKQAVEEKLETLKSASASAFIIEKEDLTRPGFPSELGTRHPINIVKNKIIDIFKSIGFAVADGPEIEDDWHNFTALNLPEYHPARDMQDTFFIETHPDVLLRTHTSSVQIRYMEENQPPMRILSPGRVFRNEAISSRSHCIFHQIEGLYIDEHVSFADLKQTIQYFTTELFGKSKIRMRPSYFPFTEPSAEVDVYWGLNSETDYRITKGTGWLEIMGCGMVDPAVLQNVNIDADKYSGYAFGMGIERIVMLLYQMSDIRMFFENDKRMLSQFRSL from the coding sequence ATGTTAGAAAAAATTGATGATTTGCTGCTGCAGGTAGGAGCTTTCAATACTACCGATAAAGAAGAGATCGAGCAGTTCCGTATCCGGTTTAACGGAAAAAAAGGGATTCTGAACGATATTTTTGCGCAGTTCAAGACTGTGCCTAATGACCAGAAAAAGGCTTTCGGACAGAAAATCAACACCCTGAAACAAGCCGTGGAAGAAAAGCTGGAAACCCTAAAGTCAGCTTCTGCCTCTGCGTTTATTATTGAGAAGGAAGACCTTACACGTCCCGGTTTCCCCTCAGAATTAGGAACGCGCCATCCGATAAATATCGTGAAGAATAAAATCATCGATATTTTTAAATCCATTGGTTTCGCTGTAGCCGACGGCCCAGAGATCGAGGACGACTGGCACAACTTTACCGCGCTTAACCTACCGGAATATCACCCCGCAAGAGATATGCAGGATACTTTTTTCATTGAAACCCATCCTGATGTGCTGCTTCGTACGCATACCTCTTCGGTGCAAATCCGTTATATGGAAGAAAACCAGCCACCGATGCGGATTCTTTCCCCAGGCCGGGTTTTCCGTAATGAGGCTATTTCATCGCGCTCGCACTGTATTTTCCATCAGATCGAAGGACTGTATATTGATGAGCATGTGAGTTTTGCGGACCTGAAGCAAACCATACAGTATTTCACCACCGAACTTTTCGGTAAGTCTAAGATTAGGATGCGACCTTCTTACTTTCCGTTTACAGAACCAAGTGCCGAGGTAGATGTATATTGGGGCCTGAACTCTGAAACCGATTACCGAATCACCAAAGGCACCGGCTGGCTTGAGATTATGGGTTGCGGAATGGTAGATCCCGCGGTTTTACAGAACGTAAACATTGACGCTGATAAATATTCGGGTTATGCGTTCGGGATGGGGATTGAGCGTATTGTGATGCTCTTGTACCAAATGAGCGACATCCGTATGTTCTTCGAGAATGATAAAAGGATGCTGTCGCAGTTTCGCTCACTATAG
- a CDS encoding DUF5916 domain-containing protein produces MKSRSLSVLFLWSFTLFSAQTVSSDSIARKKIRAIKATEVPKIDGVLDEDIWQQAATAENFVERRPNNGRAESDLFKSKVKILYDDTGIYFGATLYDHEPAKIAKELTERDNIENDDIFGVTINGYNDHQQSLEFLLTPAGVQADAKITTDFGEDFSWNAVWFSAVKITDEGWVVEMKIPYSELRFPKKNVQEWGINMLRLVNRTSTMYDWNFVNNEKGSYMLYDGVLAGIENINPPVRLSFLPYLSTYLNHYDGKTAANINGGMDLKYGINDAFTLDLTLIPDFGQTSFDRSVLNLSPFEVQFEEQRPFFTEGTELFSKGDLFYSRRIGGSPSGTARLNNDEEFVENPEKVKLFNAIKISGRTNAGLGIGFFNAVTEKTTATIRDINTGDIREEVTEPWANYNVFVLDQRFRGNSSVSLVNTNVTRDGSFRDANVTAMLFDIRNRKNTYQYYGGTKGSFVMNDETKFGNESSLGFNKVAGIHRFGAKYFVRTKDYDIGDLGYFDRTNFHSINTNYSYRYLQPKGGLNTLQYTLNLTHNRRLDDDLFTEFVIHNSIDMQTKNFFGFGGGLMIWPFGENDIYEPRTAGRFLQVPAMINPWIFINTDSRKKFRLNTYIDYYAFDEKGRYQLIYELNPSYKFSDRLRLYYNASINYQQNDRGFAGKDAENIFMGTRNRLTFENGISSQYTFNNTMALNLSFRHYFSEVTYKNFSTLNNDGSVNDTTLFTENRNGTFNSWNVDVRYSWWFAPGSQLTLLYRNAVGNYLEQSRVGFSKNFERLFSEPMVNSLSVKLTYYIDYNQAKNWLKKG; encoded by the coding sequence ATGAAATCCCGCTCGCTTTCAGTACTTTTTCTATGGAGTTTCACACTCTTTTCTGCACAAACGGTTAGTAGCGACAGCATTGCCAGAAAAAAAATACGCGCCATAAAAGCTACGGAGGTCCCAAAAATTGACGGTGTGCTGGATGAGGATATTTGGCAACAAGCAGCCACCGCGGAAAACTTTGTAGAAAGAAGACCTAATAATGGCCGCGCTGAAAGCGATTTATTTAAGTCAAAAGTAAAGATACTTTATGATGATACCGGCATATATTTCGGTGCGACGCTGTACGACCACGAACCTGCAAAGATTGCCAAAGAACTTACCGAAAGGGATAATATTGAAAATGATGACATCTTCGGGGTTACCATTAATGGGTATAACGACCATCAGCAAAGTCTGGAATTCCTGTTGACACCGGCGGGTGTGCAGGCAGATGCTAAAATCACTACCGATTTTGGGGAAGATTTCAGCTGGAACGCCGTGTGGTTTTCTGCCGTGAAAATTACCGATGAAGGTTGGGTAGTCGAAATGAAGATCCCATACTCTGAACTTCGGTTTCCCAAAAAGAACGTGCAGGAATGGGGCATCAATATGCTGAGGCTCGTCAACCGAACCAGTACCATGTATGACTGGAACTTCGTGAACAATGAAAAAGGAAGCTATATGCTGTATGATGGCGTATTGGCAGGCATTGAGAACATCAACCCGCCGGTAAGGCTGTCATTTCTCCCCTATCTTTCGACTTATCTGAACCATTATGATGGCAAAACCGCCGCCAACATCAATGGTGGTATGGATTTAAAATACGGCATTAATGATGCCTTCACCCTTGATTTGACGTTGATACCTGATTTCGGCCAGACTTCTTTCGACAGGTCCGTGCTTAATCTTTCGCCATTTGAAGTACAGTTCGAGGAACAGCGGCCTTTTTTCACTGAAGGCACAGAGCTTTTCAGCAAGGGCGACCTTTTCTATTCGAGGCGTATCGGCGGCAGCCCTTCCGGAACCGCCAGATTAAATAATGACGAAGAATTTGTGGAAAACCCTGAAAAAGTAAAACTCTTCAACGCGATAAAGATTTCAGGACGCACCAATGCAGGATTGGGCATTGGCTTCTTCAATGCCGTTACAGAAAAAACCACCGCCACCATCCGCGATATCAACACCGGCGACATCCGTGAAGAAGTTACCGAACCGTGGGCAAATTATAATGTTTTTGTACTGGACCAGCGTTTTAGGGGTAACTCCTCCGTATCTCTTGTGAATACGAATGTTACGCGTGACGGCAGTTTCCGCGACGCCAATGTTACCGCGATGCTATTCGATATCAGAAACAGGAAGAATACGTACCAATATTACGGTGGCACCAAAGGCAGTTTCGTGATGAATGATGAAACAAAGTTCGGGAATGAAAGCTCTTTAGGTTTTAATAAAGTGGCCGGCATACACCGTTTCGGGGCTAAATATTTCGTACGCACAAAAGATTACGACATTGGCGATCTCGGTTATTTCGACCGCACGAATTTCCACAGCATCAACACCAACTACTCTTACCGCTATCTGCAGCCAAAAGGTGGGTTGAATACTTTACAGTACACTTTGAATCTTACACATAACCGCCGCTTAGATGATGACCTGTTTACAGAGTTCGTGATCCACAACAGTATTGATATGCAGACCAAGAATTTCTTCGGGTTTGGTGGCGGGCTCATGATTTGGCCATTTGGTGAAAATGACATCTACGAACCACGCACGGCCGGCCGTTTTCTGCAAGTTCCGGCGATGATCAACCCGTGGATTTTCATCAATACCGACAGTCGTAAGAAATTCCGTCTCAACACTTATATCGATTATTATGCGTTTGATGAAAAAGGCCGCTATCAGTTGATTTATGAGCTCAACCCAAGTTACAAATTCTCTGACAGGCTAAGACTTTATTATAACGCAAGTATTAATTATCAGCAAAACGACCGTGGATTCGCAGGTAAAGATGCTGAAAACATTTTCATGGGCACGCGCAACCGTTTGACATTCGAGAATGGGATATCGTCACAGTATACTTTTAATAACACCATGGCACTGAACCTTTCTTTCAGACATTATTTCTCTGAGGTAACTTATAAAAATTTCTCTACCCTGAACAATGATGGCAGCGTAAATGACACCACACTTTTTACGGAAAACAGAAACGGCACGTTTAACTCGTGGAATGTAGATGTAAGATATTCATGGTGGTTTGCGCCGGGCAGCCAGCTCACACTACTCTACCGAAACGCGGTGGGTAATTACCTTGAACAATCTCGCGTTGGATTCAGTAAGAATTTCGAGCGCCTTTTCAGTGAACCGATGGTCAATAGTTTATCTGTGAAGTTAACCTATTACATTGACTACAACCAGGCAAAAAACTGGCTGAAAAAAGGCTAA